The sequence TTCGCCATGACAACCACTATCGCAATCGCTCCGACCGCGGCAGCAGCCGAGGCAATCCAAATCGCTCGACAGCGAGGTGCGCGGCGTCGCGTCATTGGACCAACTCGGCATACTTATTGCTGGAGCCTAGCGAGGTGTCGTAGTGGAGACCGCCACTACCGCTCATTTTCAGTGAGAGACCGACAATCGATCCGAAGTAAGAGGCGGTAGCGCTCCGCGTGATCGCGGATGAGGGGGCGTAAAGCTCGGCATACAGCGCCGAGCTGCCCGAAATATTCGCCGTGCTCCCCTGCACGTACAGCTTGAAATTGGATGGGATTGAACTCGCGGTCGCGACGTTCCCGCCGCTGAGGTCGACATTGCCCGTGACATAGACCGTGGTCGCACCACTCATTTTGATCGTCGATCCGCCCGAGAGCTTAATCGAGGAGAAATAGTAGGTGCCGGCGGATAGTGTAATACTGTCGCCGCCTGCCAGGCTGAAGGCCTTGGTGCTGCTATTGTATGCCACGTGTCCCTTGGTCGATTTCCCAATGCTGCTGTTGTTGTTGGTCGTTGATGCCGCGCTCGAGTCGATGGCCGATTCGACGAGATCTTGCGTCGCCGCCGTCGTCGTGCCCGTGACTGAAGCGCTGCCGCTGGTGGTGACGCTTTTGCCTGGTCCCGGCGTCGCATTCCCGTGGACCGTGCCGCCGGAGAGAGAGATATTGCCATTGCCGCAAATGTTTCCATTGCTTCCCGCGGTCGAACTCGAATAACTCCCGCTACTCGAGTCGTAGCTGTCGGTATAGCTTGAGCCGCTAAAACTGGCGGAGTTTAAGCCGACGAAACCGCACGCGGGAGAGCCTTTCATGGCGACGGCTTGGGCGCTGACGGTCGTAACGGAGTGGCCCCAGATCGGGGCGAAAAACAGAGTGAGCCCAGTCCCACGCGATTGGCTTAGCCAGCAAGTGACTCGGACCGCATTGGCGCCCGATGCCGCGGCGCCTGTGAGCACCGTAAAAGTCGATTTGCTCGTGTCCCAGGTGCCGAATTCGACGTCGGACGACGTGACGACGGAGACGTGAGCGCCGCCGGCGTAATTCGCCTGCGCTATTGTCTGGGCGGCCGTCGTGGCGGTCGTGGTACCACTGCTGAGCGCATCCGCCCCGGCAATCGCCGCGGCATCGGCGGCTGCTTGAAGCTGGGTTCGAGCGAGGGTGATTACGCCGCAGTCAATGGCAAACGCTGCTAGGCCGACGATAAATACGATGAACAGCGCGGCGAGCGGCGCGATCGCTCCGCGCCGCAAGGTCGTCGCATTGAATCGTTTCATAGCGATTCGCCGGAAGGAATCAGGCCCAATCGGCCGCCACACACCTAAACACACGAATTATCAAGTGCGAAATCGTCGCGTTTCCAGACATTAGCGCGATGTTCGGCCGTGGCATCCCCCCTTGGAAGAATAGCTTACGAACCACGCCGCGCCCAATCGCCTCGCGCGCGGCTGGTATTGGCTCCGGCCGTCGATTTGACTTGTCCACGCCAGGAACTATCGTTGCAACATTGGGTTAGGCCGCAGCCAGGCGCCATCGTCGACGAGGTTACCAACATGATTGCGAGGCGCTTCATTCGAGCGAACTTGCGGTACCGTCGCGGAGCGGCGGCGGTGGAGTTCGCGCTAGTAGCTCCCGTGTTCTTCATCTTGCTTTTTGGCCTCATTGAATATGGCCGGGCGGTGATGGTGCAGCAGATTCTCACCAACGCGGCCCGTGAGGGAGGCCGCGTCGCGATCCTGACGACCGCGACGAGCACATCGGTAAAGAGCGCGGTCACCACGTATCTGACGAACGCCGGCATCAGCGGAGCGACCCCCACGGTCAGCCCCGATCCGGCGACTGCCACGTCCGGTCAGACGATCACTGTGCAGGTCACCGTGCCGTTCACTTCGGTGAGCTGGCTCCCGACGCCGCAATGGCTCGGCAGCAAGACGCTGAAGGCCGTCTCCGCGATGCGAACGGAGAGCACTGCGTCAAGCAGCGGCAGTTAGCGCCTCGTCGTCGCGGCAGCATCTTGCTCCCGCGTGTTGTCTGCCTCTTCCATCGTCAGCTTCCGTGCGTCCTGATGGCTCTGGCAGCAGCAGCCGTTGCCAACCTGTCTTTATAGCGGGAATGATGCGCTATCATTCTCCAAAAGGAGCGCCGTCGGAATTCGATAGTTTTTCATCTCCGTATCGATAATTCCGACAATGCCGCGTTTGGGCGGTGCGTTTTCGCCTCAGGACGAGCGTCGATCGGTCGAAAACCCCGCGCGCCGCAGAGATCGGACACCGTAGTTTTGGGCTAGCTTAGAATAGGTAACTTGGCATCGGTCTAGGATCGTTCGCCCCCCGGATTCCTGATTCGTGGAGACAAGGCAAAGCTTATGTCCCGCATGAAGCGCAGAAAGTTGTTTGTCGATCCCAAAGTCCAGGCGGCGTTTCTGGCGCGGATCTTTGTTTATTGGTTTCTGTGCCTGGTCGCTTCTGGAATAGTGCTCGCCCTCCGGATGTTCCTTGTGGGCCCCCTCAACGTCGTATTACATCCGCTTGCGGAATTCTGGTCTCAATTCGGGCCGGCCGTATGCGTTTCGGCATTGATGCTGCCGATTCTCATGTTCGACTGCCTCCGGCTGACGAACCGTCTGGCGGGACCGATGTACCGAGTGAGGTGCGAGATGCGCGCGCTCGCCATGGGAAACCCGGCCAATTCAGTCCACCTCCGATCCGGTGATTTCTGGACGGAATTTGCGGAGGAATACAATGCGGTGCGCCAGCGAATCATCCTGATGGAAGAGGGATCGAAGCGCAGGCCAGTTGAAGTGCCCGCCGAACTTGCGACGCAGCATCAGCAGGCTATCCGAGAACCATCCGCCGAGAGGGGAGCCGTCCCCTTGTGCTCCGCGACCATCCCGGCGCCGACACCCGCGAGCGCCTTCGAGCAATGTGTGACGATGCAAGACTGACCTCAGACGTTCAATCTCCGACGCCAGCGGGCCGCGCGGCTATTTAACACGGATCGCTGACCTCGGAATTCCGACCATGTCACCCCTCGTTGCCTTCGCGATATTTCTCGCCGTGACGGGCCTGGTGGTCGGCGTGGGGCTCCTGCTACGCGTCAGTGAAGATCGACTCGAACAACGATTGGCCGAATTGACGGGCAAGGTTTCCTCACCGGCAGTGGCCAACCCGCTCAAAGAAAGTACGGTATTAGCGCAGCCGCTGGACTCCACGAAGGGCCTGGTTGAGACATTTCTCGCGAGATTTCTCCGCCTGACTCGCTGGTTTCAACAGGCTGATACGTCGATCACTCCGTCGCAGTTCTTCGCCATCTGCAGCGGGGTGACCTTGTTCGGGATCGCCGGCAGCGTTGCGGCCGGGATGAATCCGGCGGTCGCCCTCGTCGTCGGCCTGTTCACCGGATCGCTGCCGATCCAGTGGCTGATGTTTCGACGGCGGCGGCGCTTCCAG comes from Pirellulales bacterium and encodes:
- a CDS encoding pilus assembly protein TadG-related protein — encoded protein: MKRFNATTLRRGAIAPLAALFIVFIVGLAAFAIDCGVITLARTQLQAAADAAAIAGADALSSGTTTATTAAQTIAQANYAGGAHVSVVTSSDVEFGTWDTSKSTFTVLTGAAASGANAVRVTCWLSQSRGTGLTLFFAPIWGHSVTTVSAQAVAMKGSPACGFVGLNSASFSGSSYTDSYDSSSGSYSSSTAGSNGNICGNGNISLSGGTVHGNATPGPGKSVTTSGSASVTGTTTAATQDLVESAIDSSAASTTNNNSSIGKSTKGHVAYNSSTKAFSLAGGDSITLSAGTYYFSSIKLSGGSTIKMSGATTVYVTGNVDLSGGNVATASSIPSNFKLYVQGSTANISGSSALYAELYAPSSAITRSATASYFGSIVGLSLKMSGSGGLHYDTSLGSSNKYAELVQ
- a CDS encoding TadE/TadG family type IV pilus assembly protein; protein product: MIARRFIRANLRYRRGAAAVEFALVAPVFFILLFGLIEYGRAVMVQQILTNAAREGGRVAILTTATSTSVKSAVTTYLTNAGISGATPTVSPDPATATSGQTITVQVTVPFTSVSWLPTPQWLGSKTLKAVSAMRTESTASSSGS